Proteins encoded within one genomic window of Cellulomonas flavigena DSM 20109:
- a CDS encoding electron transfer flavoprotein subunit beta/FixA family protein, which yields MRIVVCVKHVPDVQADRQFGADGHVDRTQDDGTLNELDEYALEAALVVAEEVGGQVVVLTMGPPAAEGAVRRGLQIGATQGVHVVDDALAGSDAFATAHVLAAAIRKIGQDAPVDLVVTGMASLDSLTSVVPTLLAAELHIAELTLAAKVTVAHGLVRIERELDDAREVLEAPLPAVVSVTDRANEPRYPSFKGIAAARRTPVTHWTIADLAIEPSRVGSAAARTRVVDAVARPKRENRVLITDSGDAGIRLAAYLVDNNLA from the coding sequence ATGAGGATCGTGGTGTGCGTCAAGCACGTACCTGACGTCCAGGCAGACCGGCAGTTCGGTGCGGACGGCCACGTCGACCGGACGCAGGACGACGGCACGCTCAACGAGCTCGACGAGTACGCCCTCGAGGCGGCGCTGGTGGTCGCCGAGGAGGTTGGCGGACAGGTCGTCGTCCTGACGATGGGCCCGCCCGCGGCGGAGGGCGCGGTACGGCGGGGGCTGCAGATCGGCGCCACCCAGGGTGTGCACGTGGTCGACGACGCGCTTGCCGGCTCCGACGCGTTCGCGACCGCGCACGTGCTGGCCGCAGCGATCCGCAAGATCGGTCAGGACGCTCCGGTAGACCTGGTCGTCACCGGGATGGCGTCCCTCGACAGCCTGACGTCCGTTGTGCCGACTCTGCTGGCCGCCGAGCTCCACATCGCCGAGCTCACGCTGGCTGCCAAGGTCACGGTCGCACACGGCCTGGTGCGCATCGAACGGGAGCTGGACGATGCGCGTGAGGTGCTCGAGGCACCGCTGCCCGCCGTCGTCAGCGTCACCGATCGCGCGAACGAACCGCGTTACCCGAGCTTCAAGGGCATCGCAGCAGCTCGAAGGACGCCAGTGACCCACTGGACGATCGCAGATCTGGCCATCGAGCCCAGTCGGGTCGGTTCGGCTGCGGCCAGGACCCGCGTGGTCGACGCGGTCGCACGCCCGAAGCGGGAGAACCGGGTACTCATCACGGACTCCGGGGACGCCGGGATACGCCTGGCCGCCTACCTCGTCGACAACAACCTCGCCTGA